The genomic window CCGCATGCCCGATCCTTCCGTCGCCGATGGTGCGCGGACCATGACCGAGGGGCTGACCATCCCAGCCGCTGGGGTTGTCGCGCTGGAACCGAACGGACCGCACCTGTTCCTGCGCGGCATCCAACAACCGCTCGGCGTTGGCGACGCCATTCGCATCGTGCTGCGCTTTGAGCGTGCCGGTCCGGTGACGCTGCAACTCCGCGCCCACTACCACTGAGCGTCGCATGGCAGCACCTGGCCCGACCGAGGAGGAGGAGCATCGCCGCATGCTATCGCGGCGACGCGGGCGGTCCATCGCGCTCCTGGTAATCCTGTTCGCGCTATCGGGACTTCTCTACGCGATCTCTCTCGCGAAGGTGGGTCAACAAGTCCAGACGCCCTCAGCCCGGTCAGGTGCGGTGCGATGACCACAGCCGCACTGACTACCGTGCCCGTTGGCACCGCACTGCCAGCACAGGTGAGCGCTGCCGTGTGGCTGTTGGCCCCGGTCCTCGGCGCGGTCCAGGCGCTGGCCTTTGCGCCGCTGCATGTGGCGGTGGCGCTGCCGATCGCCTTCGGCGGCTTGTTCCTGCTTTTGAATCGGACGCGATCGCTGCGCGACGCCTTCGTGCTCGGCTGGCTGTTCGGCGCTGGATCGTTTCTGGTCGGCCTGTCCTGGATCACCGAGGCGTTCGCCGTCGACACGGCGCGCTTCGGCGCCCTTGCCTTGCCGGCGCTGGTCGTGCTCGCAGCCGGGCTTGGTGTATTCCCGGCGCTCTCGCTCACCGCTGCGAGGCTGCTTGTGGGCGATCGCCAGGGCGCACCGCTCGCGGCCGCGCTGCTGGCCGCATGGGCTGCGGGCGAATGGCTGCGCGGCACGGTCCTGACCGGCTTTCCCTGGAACCTCGCCGGCTATGCCTTGGGTGCCTCGGACGCACTGCTCCAGGTCACTGCGCTCAGCGGCATCTACGGCGCCGGGCTGCTTGCCGTCGCGACCGGTATCCTTCCCGCACTTGCCGTCCGCCAACGGCGGATCTGGCCAGCCGCGCTGGCTGTCATGCTGCTGGCAGGCGCCTGGGGCCACGGCGCGTTGCGCCTCGCCGAGGTCACGCCCGTGGCGGTGACGGGCGTGCGCCTACGGATCGTCCAGCCGAACATCGCGCAAGACCTGAAATGGGCGGAGGGCGAGCGCGAAGTGATCCTGGCACGCCTGCTGTCGCTCAGCGCTCCGGCGGCCGAGGGCACAGCGCCGCCGACGCATGTCCTCTGGCCGGAATCGGCGGTGCCCTACCTGATTGCGGAGGCGCCCGCCATCCGCGCACGGCTCGCTGCCGTGGTTCCACCGGATGGCGCTCTGCTGACCGGCGCGGTGCGTCGCAGCGTTGCGCAGGAGGGACGGCCGGCACTGCTCAACAGCATCGTTGCACTCGACGTCCGCGGCGAAATCACCGCCGCATATGACAAGATCCGCCTTGTCCCGTTCGGCGAGTACCAGCCCCTGCGTCGCATCCTGGCGGCCCTGCCGAAGATGACGGTGGGCGAGGTGGACTTCATCCCCGGCGCACCGCGTCGCGCGCTGTCCGCCGCTGGCCTGCCACCGGCCTGGCCGTTGATCTGCTACGAGGCAATCTTCCCGACGCGGCCACCAGCCGGGGAGGCCGCGCCACGCTGGATCCTGACGGTGACGAACGACGCGTGGTTCGGGACCTCCTGGGGTCCGTACCAGCACGCGCTGGCCGCCCGAGTGCGCGGGATCGAGCTTGGCCTGCCGGTGGTGCGCGCCGCAAACAGCGGCATCTCCTTCGTCACCGATGCCTACGGGCGGGAGATGGCGCGGTTGCCGCTTGCCACGGTAGGGGTCCTGGATGTGGCGCTGCCTGGAGCGATCGCGGAGGCCACGCCATACGCGCGCTGGGGCGACCTGCCCTTCGCGCTCGCCGTGATGCTGCTGGCCGTCACCGCCGTGGCGCTGCGGAGGCGGCCATGACGCTTGAGTGGAGCCTGCTCGGCCTGTTCCTGGCCTTCGGTGGCGGGCTGGTGTCCTTTCTTTCACCCTGCGTCCTGCCGCTGGTGCCGGGCTACGTCGCCTGGGTCGCCGGCACCGATCTCGCCACAGCACGCGCCGAGCGATGGCGCGCGCTGCGGCTGTCCATCTTCTTCGTGTTCGGCTTCGGGCTGGTCTTCGTGCTGCTCGGCCTTGGGGCGACGGCGATCGGCGGGCTGCTGCGCAGTTGGTCCTACGAACTCACCATGGTCGCGGGCGGCCTGATCGCGCTGATGGGCCTGGTGCAGATGGGCGTGCTGCGCGCCGCGCCGCTGATGCGCGACCTTCGCTTCCGCCCGCCCTCCGAGGGCGGTGGCCCGGTCTCCGCCACGCTGATCGGCATCGCCTTCGGCTTCGGCTGGACGCCCTGCATCGGGCCAGTGCTGGCTGGCGTGCTGACGGCGGCGGCGCTGACGCCCGGCGCCGGGGTCGGGCTGCTCGCCGCCTATGCGCTCGGCCTGGGTGTGCCCTTCCTGCTGGCGGCCTTCTACCTGCCGGCGGTGATGGCCCGCGCGCGGCGGCTCGGGCGGCTCGGGCGCATCCTCCAGGTCGCAAGCGGCGCCGTCATGCTCGCTGCCGGCCTGGCCATCGCAACCGGCGAGATGACTCGGCTCGCCATTTGGATCCTGGAGGCATTTCCATGGTTGGCACGGCTGGGATGACCACGCCCGCCCCCCGCGCATTGCGGCGCTTCGGCCTGATCGCGGCACCGATCGCCATGGTCATCGACCAGGCTAGCAAGGCCTGGGCGCTCGACGCGCTCTGGCCACCCTACAGCGAGGGCATTGCGCTGCTGCCAGTGCTGAACCTGCGGCTCGGCTTTAACACCGGCGTCACCTTCGGGATGTTCGCCGAAAGCGCGGCAGGGGCAGTGTGGCTGCTCGTCGGCATCAAGCTCGCCGTCGTCGCATGGCTGCTGCATTGGCTGCGGCGTGCGGCCACCCGGACCGAGGCGACAGCGATTGGCCTCATCATCGGGGGCGCGCTTGGCAACATCGTCGACCGCCTGCGCATTGGCGCGGTCACGGATTTTATCGACGCGCACTATGGTGGTTGGCACTGGCCGACCTTCAACATGGCCGATGTCGCCATCGTCAGCGGTGTCACGCTGCTGGTACTGACCAGCTTCCGCGCGCCCGCGCCACAGGCGCAGCCGCAATGACCACGATCCTTGAACCGGAGGAACCACCGATGTCCCATGTCACCACCCGCCGGGCGGCGCTCTCCGTCGCGTTTTCCTTTCCCGCGGCGGCCGCATTCGCGCAGGCGCCCGGGCCCCAGGCCTTCGAGCCGACGGCGCCCGGCCCAGACACGCCTCGCCCCTTGCCCGGCGAGCGCATCATCGGCCGCGCCGACGCGCCGGTGGCGGTCATCGAGTACCACTCCCTGACCTGCGGCAATTGCGCGAACTTCCACACCACGATCTTTCCGCGCATCCGCACGGCCTTCATTGAACCGGGGCTGGTCCGCTTCGTGATGCGTGACTTCCCGCTCGATCGCGTCGCGCTCGAAGCCGCGGCGATGGTCCATTGCGGCGGGCCGGAGCGCTACGAGGCGCTGATCTCGACCCTCTACACGAACAAGGAGAGTTGGGCGCATAGCCCGGATGCGCGCACCTGGCTGCGTCGCACCGGCACGCTTGCCGGGATACCGGCGGCGCGGATCGACGCCTGCATGACCGACCGCGGCTTCACCGACCCGATCATCCTGATGCGGCTGCAGGGCGAGCGCGAGTCGGGCGTCAACGCGACCCCGTCTTTCGTGATCAACGGTCAGTTGCATCGCGGCGTGCAGAGCTTCGAGCGCTTCTCTGCCCTCGTCCGCCCGCTGCTGCCGCCCGGCACGGCGCCGCGCGGCTGACGATGCGGGGTTGCCTTCCGCATCGGAGCAGGGCACGGACCCAGGCATGATCCATCGGCACCCTCTGGCCCTCGGCCTCGCGCTCACGCTCGGCACCGGTTCTGCTGCCCTGTCGGCCCCCTGTCCGGTCGCGATGCCGGTCGCTGGCGAGTTCTCCTCCGGCTTCGGTTCACGGCATGGGCGTCCGCACCCCGGGGTGGACATCCGCGCGCCGGTTGGCACGCCGGTGACCGCGGCCGGGCCCGGCGTGGTGGTGTTCGCCGGGCGGTACTTCGACTACGGCCTGATGGTCGAGATCGAGCATCCGGACGGCTCCCGCGCGCGCTACGCCCATCTCGCCCGCTTCGCGCCGGGCATCGGCAGCGGAGCGCCCGTGCGGGCGGCACAGGACATCGGCGTCGTCGGGCGCACCGGGCGCACTACGGGGGCGAATCTTCATGTCGAGCTTCGTCGGGATGGCAGGCCTGAGAACCCCTGGCCCTGGCTGACGAGGAGTGCCTGCGTGCCCTGGACCGAGGTCGCGGAGGCCAGGCCGGCGCGATGAGATCCCTGGCGATCTACGTCGCGGCTGCCGCGGCCGAGATCGCCGGCTGCTACGCGATCTGGACCTGGTGGCGGCTCGGCGGGTCCATCGGCTGGGCCGCTGCCGGCGTCGTATCGCTCGCCCTGTTCGGCTGGCTGCTGTCACTGACAGATGTTGAAAGCGCCGGCCGGGCCTTCGCGGTCTATGGCGGCATCTACATCGCGGCTTCCCTGGTCTGGCTGCGGGCGGTGGAGGGCGCCTCGCCCGACCGCTGGGACCTGATCGGCGGCGCCGTCTGCGTCATTGGCGCGCTGATCATCCTCTACGGACCGCGCCAGGCATGAGGCGCGTCTGGGCAGAACTGCGTGCGCCTGTCTCTGCGCTGGTGCTGCTCGGGATCATCGCGCGCCTGTTGCTGCCGCTGCCGGCCTTTGCGGCGGTGGAGCGTTCGGCCTTCGACGCGCTGCTGCGTTCATCGCTCTGCCTGCCCTCGGGACAGCCCGGACCTGCGGAGGAAGAACAGGCTCCGCATGCGGCGCCGGCCGGCCATTGCCCACTGTGCCGTCTGCCGGATGGCGCCTGGGCGCTGCCGCCGGCGGACGCCGTTCTGAACCAGCCCGCTTGGGTGAACCTCGAACAGGCTCGTCCGCCTGGCCGTCGGCTCGTTCTCTCGCCGCCACCGCGTGGTCCGCCGCCGGCGCGCGCACCACCCGCACCTCCGAATATCGGCTGATCTTCATCGCCGGCGTCGTGCGCCGGCTGCTTTCCATTCCGATTCGGAGTTCTCATTCATGCGTCGCACTTTCCTGCGCGCGGCCCTCATGGCCGGCGCGAGTCTCACTGCCTCTGCCATGCCATCCGGGTCTGCCACCGCGCATGATTTCCGCGCCGGCGACTTGCAGATCGGCCATCCCTGGACGCGCGCGGTCGCGGCCAGCGCCTCGACCGCGGCGGGTTACATGACCATCCGCAACACCGGCAGCGTCGCCGATCGGCTTGTTGGAGCCGAGACGTCGCGGGTGAACAAGGTCGAGCAGCACGAGATGACCATGACCGACGGCATCATGCGCATGCGTCCAATCCCTCGCGGAATCGCCATTCCGCCCGGGCAGGAGGTCCGTCTCGCACCTGGCGGCCTGCACCTGATGCTGATCGGCCCGCAGGGCGGCTTCACCCAGGGTGCGCGCATCCCACTCACGCTGGTGTTCGAGCGGGCCGGGCGCGTCGAAGTCGAACTTGCGGTCGAAGCAGCCGGCGCGCGCGGCTCCGGCCATGACGGGCATTGAGGGCGTGTCATGAAGCTGTTGAAGCTGACGCGCTGGATCGCCTGGAGTGCTGTCGCCATCGTGGGGTTCGCGCTAGTGGCGACCACGGGCGGGTGGCTGGTGACCGATGGACCGCTCGGACCCCAGCGCGTCGCGACGGGGCCGTCGAGCCTTGCGATCGGCGGGCCATTCCGACTGACCGATCACCGCGGCCGTGCGGTGACAGAACAAGACTTCCGCGGCCAGCCGATGGCGATCTTCTTCGGCTTCACGCATTGCCCCGATGTCTGCCCGACCACCCTCAACGAGATGACGGGCTTCATCGAGGCGTTGGGCACAGACGCGGAGCGGATCCAGTGGCTGTTCGTGAGCGTGGACAGCGAGCGCGACACGCCGCAGGCGATGGCTGGCTACCTCGAGGCCTTCGACCGTCGCATCACGGGCCTGTCGGGCACCGAGGCACAGGTGGCCGAGGTGGCGCGGGCCTTCCGCGTCTATTACCAGCGCGTGCCACTGGAGGGCGGTGGCTACACGATGGATCATTCGGCGAGCATCTTCCTGCTGGACGCGCAGGGGCGTTTTGCCGGGACGGTCGACAACAAGGAGAGCGAACGGGTTGCGTTGGAGAAGCTGCGGATGCTGTTCGCGACGCGACAATGAAAGGTTGTAATCGCGGGTCGGTATCATGGCACGGTTGGAGATACGGCATCGGAGGTTCGGAACGATGAAAACCGCTGTGGACAGCCAGGAAGGCGCTGCGAGACGCCTACCGGGGCGCAAGATGAAGCCGGAGCACCGCGAGGAATTGCTCCGGATATGGGACGGTGTGGATGATGACGGCCGCAAGATGATCCTGTTCGTCTCGCGGCAGTTGGCTCGCGACCAGGGGCTGGTGCCGGCCGACACCCCGCTGGTGATCACCGATCGCGTGTTCTGACCTCGCTCACGGCACACGCCGCTTTGTCACCCCCACCGAGAGCGTCGCCGCCGTCAGATCGAACGTCGCTGCGGAGATGTTCCGCGCCATCACGCGCACGGTGTTGTTCGACCACACCGCGGCATCGAGTTCGATGAACCGCGTGGACGACACCAGCGACGCCGTTGCCAGGTCGCCGGCTCGTGCCCCGTTCACCGTGACGTCGAGCAGCGATGTCGCCCCCGGCGCCAAGCTCGGCAGGTCCCAGGACACCTCCGCCGCGAACTCCCGCCGGCCTGAGCCGAACAGCGCCCCCGTCAAGAGCGGCGTACCGTTCAGCACCGCGGGTGCCGCCTCCGGCAGCCCGTAGAGCCGCAGCGACTGCAGGTCGATCGGACCATCGAAGCCGATCACGCCCACCTGCGCATAGGCCACGGAGGCACCGACACGGATGGTTTGCCGCCGGTTGAAGTTGGCATCATCCATCGGCGCGCCGGCGTTCCAGCCCTTCGCCGGCCCGTTCCACTGCATGGTGGTGATGGAGGCCAGCACGTCGCCCGCGATGTCCTCGCGGACGTTCCCCGCGCCATCGAACACCCGCACGAACAGCCGCCCGCCCGAGGCCCCGCCCGTCAGCCAATGCGCCAGGGCGAACTCCTTGGCCTGGGAGGTGTCCAGCATCCAGCCCAGCCCTCGGTTGGCTGCCAGCGTCACCGCCCGATCGGTCGGCGTGAGGTCGGTCAGCCCGTTGAAGCAGAAATCCGCCATGAAGGTGGCCGTGGTGGTGGAGGTGGCGATGGTGATCAGCCCCTCCACCCCGACCTCCGTCGCCGACTGCCGGAACGCCGCGGCGCGCGTGTTCGGCACCCCGGCCAGGAAGCGCTGGAATCGCGACGCCGGCGCGCGATGCCGGTTGATCACGGCATTGCCGCAGCGGTTCGCCGTCGCCGTGTAGTCGATGCCGACGAGGTAGGTGTTGGTCCAGGCGATGTCGTACTCGCAATCCTGCGCCCCTGCCGTGTGGCGCGCCGCCAGCGGCGAGCATGCCTCCATGCGCATGTTGCGCGCGATGATGGCGGAGCCCGAGGTCTGGTTCAGGAAGGGGATGGCGATGTTGCTGCCGGCCTGGCGGAGCTCGAAGTTCGGCGCGTCAAAGACATGGCGGTTGTGGTTGGTATAGGCGCCGGCCTCATTGCCGAGTCGGATCCCGAAGCGGTCCTGTGCCGCGTTCACCCCCGTCGCGTGCGCAAAGTGGCCGCCATAGTAGCGCACGGAGGTATTCCATGCGGTGGCGGTGGCGCACCAGATGTCGAGACCGATGCGGTTGTTGACGATGCGCCCGAGCGTGAAGGTGCTGTCCTCCACGCCGCGGCCATCGCCCAGCGTGCGCATGCCGATGGTGAAGCCTTCCACGCGCCGCAGCTCGATTTGCGATGCATCGACGTTGCGCACGGTGATGCCGATATCGGCCTCGGAGGACCAGTCGGACTGGGTGGCGCGGATGACGTTCAGCCCCGTGTAGAGCTTTTCCGCGTTGCGGAGGGTGCCGCCATCGCCCAGCACCAGCACGCTGGTGGGCGCGGTGCCCGTGTGGCGGATGGTGCCCTGCATGATCAGGCCGCGCGCGCCGCCCGGCAGGGTCACGGTGCCGGAGACGTTCCAGGTGCCGGGCGGGATCATCGCGAATTTCTGGTCGGCGCCGGCGCGATCGAAGGCGGCCTGGATGGCGGTGCGATCGTCCGCCACGCCATCGCCCAGCCCGCCGAAGTCGTTCGGCAGCACGGCCTCCCGATCACGCAGGTACTTCGCGAAGTCGCTCTTGTTGAGATTGGCGTTGAGGACCAGCAGGTCGTCGATGCGTGCCGGCATTTTCCCGGATCTCCGATCAGAGGGCGGTTGCGGTGACCGGACCGGCGAAGGCGGAAACGTTGCCCTCGGCCGAGACGCTGCGCAGCCAGTACCAGCGGGTCTGGCCGGCGGTGAGGCCGGTGCGGTCCCAGGGCAGCGCAGTGGGCTCCGCGGCCAGCTTGGTGGCGGCGGCCAGGCTGGCGCTCTCCGCCTCGAACACCTGCAGCCGCACCGCGCCAATCGGGACGCCGCCCGAGAGGCGCACGCCGCCGGTGATGCCGAGCGCGGCCGGCGCGGTCACGGCGCCTGGGACCGCCGCCTCCCGCCATCCCGACACGGCGCCACTGCGCGCCACGGCGCGCGCCCGAAAGGCGGTGGGCTCCGTGGTGGGGACCGAGGCCGCGGTGGCGCCCAGGGCGCCCCCGTAGCCCTGCCAGACGGCAACGGAGGCCGGCAGGAACTCCAACTCGTAGCCGGCGAGATAGGCTGAGCCCACGGGGGACCAGGACACCCCCAGCGCTCCAAAGGCGGCGGTGACCGGCGTCGCCACAGCGATGGCAGCC from Roseococcus microcysteis includes these protein-coding regions:
- the lnt gene encoding apolipoprotein N-acyltransferase — translated: MTTAALTTVPVGTALPAQVSAAVWLLAPVLGAVQALAFAPLHVAVALPIAFGGLFLLLNRTRSLRDAFVLGWLFGAGSFLVGLSWITEAFAVDTARFGALALPALVVLAAGLGVFPALSLTAARLLVGDRQGAPLAAALLAAWAAGEWLRGTVLTGFPWNLAGYALGASDALLQVTALSGIYGAGLLAVATGILPALAVRQRRIWPAALAVMLLAGAWGHGALRLAEVTPVAVTGVRLRIVQPNIAQDLKWAEGEREVILARLLSLSAPAAEGTAPPTHVLWPESAVPYLIAEAPAIRARLAAVVPPDGALLTGAVRRSVAQEGRPALLNSIVALDVRGEITAAYDKIRLVPFGEYQPLRRILAALPKMTVGEVDFIPGAPRRALSAAGLPPAWPLICYEAIFPTRPPAGEAAPRWILTVTNDAWFGTSWGPYQHALAARVRGIELGLPVVRAANSGISFVTDAYGREMARLPLATVGVLDVALPGAIAEATPYARWGDLPFALAVMLLAVTAVALRRRP
- a CDS encoding cytochrome c biogenesis CcdA family protein, with the protein product MTLEWSLLGLFLAFGGGLVSFLSPCVLPLVPGYVAWVAGTDLATARAERWRALRLSIFFVFGFGLVFVLLGLGATAIGGLLRSWSYELTMVAGGLIALMGLVQMGVLRAAPLMRDLRFRPPSEGGGPVSATLIGIAFGFGWTPCIGPVLAGVLTAAALTPGAGVGLLAAYALGLGVPFLLAAFYLPAVMARARRLGRLGRILQVASGAVMLAAGLAIATGEMTRLAIWILEAFPWLARLG
- the lspA gene encoding signal peptidase II encodes the protein MTTPAPRALRRFGLIAAPIAMVIDQASKAWALDALWPPYSEGIALLPVLNLRLGFNTGVTFGMFAESAAGAVWLLVGIKLAVVAWLLHWLRRAATRTEATAIGLIIGGALGNIVDRLRIGAVTDFIDAHYGGWHWPTFNMADVAIVSGVTLLVLTSFRAPAPQAQPQ
- a CDS encoding thioredoxin domain-containing protein — encoded protein: MSHVTTRRAALSVAFSFPAAAAFAQAPGPQAFEPTAPGPDTPRPLPGERIIGRADAPVAVIEYHSLTCGNCANFHTTIFPRIRTAFIEPGLVRFVMRDFPLDRVALEAAAMVHCGGPERYEALISTLYTNKESWAHSPDARTWLRRTGTLAGIPAARIDACMTDRGFTDPIILMRLQGERESGVNATPSFVINGQLHRGVQSFERFSALVRPLLPPGTAPRG
- a CDS encoding M23 family metallopeptidase, yielding MIHRHPLALGLALTLGTGSAALSAPCPVAMPVAGEFSSGFGSRHGRPHPGVDIRAPVGTPVTAAGPGVVVFAGRYFDYGLMVEIEHPDGSRARYAHLARFAPGIGSGAPVRAAQDIGVVGRTGRTTGANLHVELRRDGRPENPWPWLTRSACVPWTEVAEARPAR
- a CDS encoding YnfA family protein; this translates as MRSLAIYVAAAAAEIAGCYAIWTWWRLGGSIGWAAAGVVSLALFGWLLSLTDVESAGRAFAVYGGIYIAASLVWLRAVEGASPDRWDLIGGAVCVIGALIILYGPRQA
- a CDS encoding copper chaperone PCu(A)C — its product is MRRTFLRAALMAGASLTASAMPSGSATAHDFRAGDLQIGHPWTRAVAASASTAAGYMTIRNTGSVADRLVGAETSRVNKVEQHEMTMTDGIMRMRPIPRGIAIPPGQEVRLAPGGLHLMLIGPQGGFTQGARIPLTLVFERAGRVEVELAVEAAGARGSGHDGH
- a CDS encoding SCO family protein; protein product: MKLLKLTRWIAWSAVAIVGFALVATTGGWLVTDGPLGPQRVATGPSSLAIGGPFRLTDHRGRAVTEQDFRGQPMAIFFGFTHCPDVCPTTLNEMTGFIEALGTDAERIQWLFVSVDSERDTPQAMAGYLEAFDRRITGLSGTEAQVAEVARAFRVYYQRVPLEGGGYTMDHSASIFLLDAQGRFAGTVDNKESERVALEKLRMLFATRQ